In Chlorocebus sabaeus isolate Y175 chromosome 2, mChlSab1.0.hap1, whole genome shotgun sequence, the genomic stretch CTTCCTATCCCGACCGTCTTCTACTTCTTGCTCAAGGCATGCCAGCTGCCTTCAGTTTCTGGACATGAAACTTCTCTCCAGCCTTACAGCCCAGGCACATACTATTTCCTCTGCTTAGAATTCCCTTCCCCTGCTCCTCGCTTGGCTGAATCTTCATTATCCATGTCTCAGCTCCAACATCACCTTCTCGGAGGGGCCTTCTCTGACCACCTGGTTTAAACAGCTCCCATTCCAACCAATGACTATGCCCATGGCACGCCCTTCCACACACAGAGCATCTGTCTCCCACACTGCACTGTGAGCCTCATGAGGCTGGTGCCaagaacagcacctggcacacagcagtTGCTCAAAATGTACCGGCACCCACCCAGGGGACAGGGCGAGGCCAGGGAGGCAGTGGGAGAGTCCCAGCATTACTCACCTTTCCCCCTGGAGACCCTCTCTGGCTGCGCGGTGGGAACTGGACCCTCCAGAGTGGCCCAGCTCCATGActtggaggcaggagggaggcccATGTCCCCAGAGCTCTGAGTGTTGGTTTCCTCTGTCTCTGGGGTGTGGAGAGGGGGACCCACTAGAGTGGGATCCTCTGTGTCAGGATGAAGGTCGGCACCAGCCTCTGTTTGCTGGATTGGGGGTCCCGAAGGGTCCACGCTGCCAGCCACAGAGGTAGAGGGAGTGCTGGGTCCTCCCCGAGAAGGAGAGGTTGCCCCAGCTCTGCCTTCAAGGACCATTGAGGACTCGGGCCGCTCAGCTCTGGCCACCTTCAGTGGAACAAATGGAGGAAGATATGGGCCAGGGCAAGGCCTGCCTCCCATGCCTCACAAAGCTTTGGGGGCGGTGGCCCGAGTTTCAGTCCCTCCAACCCTGATCCAAGGGGGCCACGGAGCACCTGAAAGGCAGGGCCTGGGGTTGATACAGAGGGACTCACCTTAGGCAGCCTCCCCCAGGCCCACTGCATGTGGGACTCGGCTCTCAGGGGACTGGGCTCCGGGGTCCGCACCTCCAGCTCCGAGTCGCTCTTAGGGGATGTTAGCTCACCCGCTGAGAGGCTGCAGGAGACATATCCAGAGGCCTTGAGCCTGCCTACCCATCCCCGCTGCTGCCCACCCCAGCGAGGgaaaaaaatatgtgcaaactataTTTATGCCTGTGTTGaatccagaatgtataaggaaTATGTAAATATCTAaagagtatataaatatatgaataacttATGCTAATCAACAGTAAGAAGACAATCCAGTAAGAAgaaggatgggaaggagggagggagggaggaaggaaggaaggaaggagggagggagggagggaaggaaggaaggaaaataaagatgGCAAAGTTGTAACTGGATTGCCTAATGGGCATAGGGTTTCCATTTGGGGGATGGAATGGTCTGGAACTAGATAGTCGTGATGGTCATTCAACactatgaatgtacttaatgcgaCTGAATTGTATACACTttgaaatagttaaaatggtaaatttatgttatgtatattttaccgcaatttaaaaaatcaataaaagactTGAACTctttacaaaggaaaaatacGAATGGCCGGTAAACATATTAAATGGGTTCTGtgtcattagtcatcaggaaaaatgcaaatggaaacctcAGACCGTGATCTGGAGTCCCAGTCTGCAGCCCTCCTGGACTCTCACCTGGCCTGGGGGGACCACTCGCCATCTGAGTAGGGGTAGATGTCTTTGGGCTGCGGTGAAGGCTTCTCTTCCAACTGGACACTGCTGAGGGGCCACAAGGAAATGGTCACTGATCGGGCAGGATGCCCCAGGCAGGCATGAGAGCCTGGACATCAGGGGCTTGGTAAGATGAAGCAACTACTGCTCAAAGAGGTCAAGGcccttgcccaaagtcacacagcatgaGCAGAGGAAACAGCACTTGAACCCCCAAACTGGGGTTCAAGTCCCTTGGTCCTTACACACCCTGGGGGCTCTGGCCTCGGCTTTTCCGGCAGGGACAGCTCACTCTCAGCGCCTGCCTCCAGTTCCTCCGAACTAGAATCAGTTGCCACTGCATCCTCCTTCTGCTTGGGCTTCCTCCTGCGACGCCTCTTCCTCCGCCCAATGGAGGCCGTGCCTGCCATGACGAGGCCCTCAGGCTCACTGGCATTGCCCACCTGGGAGTCTGAGGGGAAGCCAGACAGACCCCCCCAAGGGATGGGTGAGGTGCACAGGCCGGGAGGCACATGTTCCTGTGGAACAGATCAAGAACTGAGCTGGGGGCTGACCCTAGTGGGACTGCCCTCACCACACAGTCATCTTGAGCCTTGCCTGGGTCCCAGTCCTGGAGTGAGCTCATTTAGGGTCAGGAAAACAGGTGTGGAGGCACCAGCCTGGCCCCATAGCCACTACTGGCCTCAGAGCTCCCCAACAGagccacctgccaccatggcAGGCCAGGCAGAGATCTTGGCATCAGCCTCTGATCTTCTCTTTTACCCAAGTCTATGACAACAGGCACCTACTTCTGCTTTAAGATTCAGCCAGAtgtctcctcctccaggaaggagCCTTGGCTATCCCTCTCCCAGTTCCAACATCCCTCACTGCAATGACCAAACAGTTCATCATCCATTGTTTACGTGTCTAGCTCCCCAGACCAGTCTGTAACTTTCTTTGAAGGCAGGGGTCACCCGTCATCTGAGTCTAttgcacagtgtctggcatacagTAGGGACTCAAAGTTTTTCAAGTTCAGTTTCAACTCCTCTGTTGGCTTCTGCTGGGCCCTGCCTCCCCTATGTGAACACCCACCACTTACACACTTCTAGGTTCCAGCTGCACAGAGCTGGCACCAGACCTGAGACAAGCCAGATGTTATACTTTCCAGCCCCCTTCTTCAGCTCCCGCCTCCTCTCCAAGCTGCCCGGGGAAGGCCTCCTTTTCATCCCCAGGGGCCCAGCTCAGGGGTCCAGTCTTCTGAGAAACCTTCCCCAACTTCCCAGTAAGTAGAGTTAGCTGGTACCCTGGCCCCTTCCTCCGGGCCCCCACAGCATATCATGTGTGCCAGAGGCCAGCTCCAACTGACACCCCTGCCTCAGACCTCCGCTAGTGGGGTGCTCCCAGGGATGGGCGAGGATGGTGACAAATCCCAAGGCTCCACCCAGAGGAGGCACAGGaaaggggtgggaggggcaggtgCTGTTGAGAGGGGCAGGTGCTGTTGGGAGGGGCAGGTGCTGTCAGGAGGACAGCACTCACCTCATCGCTCTCCAGCTCCTGAACAAAGAAGGCCTCCCCGCTGTCGCCGAGCTTCATGTGCAAGTCCACAGGCTCCCCATTGATCTCAATGTCTACCTGCAAATGGAGAGCGGTGGCAGGGACATGGGCCCTCACACCCATGCTTCCAACCACAGGTCTCCCGGCTGGTCCTCCGGTGGCTCTTTGCTCCCAACGATGGGGGGCTCTGCTGCATCTCCCcttcctcagagaagcctttGCTGAGCTCCCTACCCATCTCTCCCTCACTCATACTGCCCCACTGTCTGAGCTTCATTGCACTTATCACTGTCTCGGTCTCCTTGTGTATTGCCTGGTTTCCAAGTTCTTCCCTCTCTCATATCCACAGGAATAGGGACGTGATCTCTCTTGTGATCGCTGTGTCCCCAGCCCCCAGGTTATCGGCTGCGTGAACAATGGTGGGAATTTCAGTGTACTGGCCCTTTGTGGAGTGTCTTCtatagattatctcatttaatctttgcaacCCCTTGCAGTAGCTCCTATCATTACCTCCactttatagacaaggaaactgaggctttgggGGTTTAAGTAATTCGCCAGGAGGCAGACTCACAGCAAGCAAGCCTATGAACCCACAAAGGCTGAGTGTACAACCCAAGCTACTAGCTTCTTAGATATTCTGTTTCCTGTAGGCTACACTTTTCTATTAGGATCCTGGAAACGTCACAGTTGCCTCAGTGTGAATCTTGATTCACACCCTAGACTTTGCTGCTAACAAAAATCTCCGCTGTGCTTGCCTGAGCCCAGTGAAGGTggaatggatttatttatttatttttattttatttatttattgtattttttgagacggagtttcgctcttgttgcccgggctggagtgcaatggtgtaatcttggttcaccgcaatctctgcctcccggattcaagcaattctcctgcctcggcctcccgagtggctgggattacaggagcccaccaccacacccggctaatttttgtatttttagtagagactgggtttcaccatgtggaccaggctggtctcaaactcctgacctcaggtgatccacctgctttggcctccgaaagtgctgggattacaggtgtgaaccaccatgcccagcctgaagtggATTTATGAAGAGAGAGAAACTAACCTTTGAGCCGCATAGCTGGTCCTGGGACAGTATTACCAGTTGCTATTGACTTGTCCCACCAGCATCATTAGGCAGATAAAATCATATGCATTTGTGCAGGTGAAGTAACTGGgctcagagacatgaagtgacTTACCAAGAACACACAGGTAAGGTCTTAGTAAGCTGAGCCAGGTCTGACGGCCCCAGCACCGGGATGAGACCTACTCATCTGTTTCCATGAGAAACTAACTGTGAACCCTCCCAGATCAAAACCCCCAAATCAACCCAAAAACCTTCAAAGAAAGTACAAACCAAGGGAAGCCTGTCCAGAGGACAGATCCCCACCTAAGGGAGGCCCCAGGTCCTGTCCTGGGACTGTAGTGACTGCCCCGGCTTTTTAAGCCCACCCTGCGGCGGCCACCTCAGCCAGCCTGAGCACTCACCACCTTCTCCCGTGACCGCAGGACGCCCAGCTTGCCAAAACGCACGTGGAAGGGTGAGCACCGGAAcaagccatccacctgcttcACCACCAGCACGTCAATGCCGCCGCTCAGCGTGGCTGGGTTCAGGCCCCGGTACAGCTCCTTCACCGTCCCAAACACCGTCTCCGCCAGCTGCCCGACGTAGTTCATGGCTGGTGCTGGCAAAGAAGGGCAGTGGCTTGCACAAAGGTCTGCTCCAGATCCTCCACAAGAAGCTCCTGCAGCCTGACCACCCAGACCCCGAAGTTTACATTTGTGTCACGCCTTGGAGTGACACAGATGGCAGCACAGATGGCAGCAGCCGTGCGATGGGAGGTGCACCCGTAGACGTGGGTCTAACCCCAGCTTGCCTACTGCCCTGCTAAGGGACCCTTGGGCAGCCACCTCCCTTCTCTAAGTGCCGAtctccacatctgtaaaatagggcaCAAGGTAAGACAATACCCGGTTGCCTCGTGCTTCTAAATGCCATGACTAATGATAATGACCACAGTGTTCCGTGGGTATggctcatttcatcttcacaacaaccctgtgggGCTGGCTGAACGGGTGTCATTATTCCTGTTTACAGATGAGCcagcagaggctcagagaggtggagtgAGCTGCCCAGAGCCTTGTAACTATGAAGGAGGGAACCTGAGATCTGAACCCAGGTTTGTGTGGTTCCACTGGGATGGTCCAACTGTGAAAACAGGAAGGGGTGGGAAGAGGGGGCAGCCTCATTAGATAGCAGGCCCAGGGCCCTGATGGATAATGGGTGACTGTGCTAATGAGTGCTCTTCTTTTCCCAGGAAGTGGGAAGGAAGGAGCCTCCACTTTTCCATCTGATAAATGGGCTCAGTTGTCTTGCTGTCTCCTGGTCCTGTGAGTTGGAAGGTGTCTTGCTGGGCAATTGTAGCTGACTTATGGGGGACCAGGGGTGGGAGCACCCCAGGTACTCAAGGCTCTGTTCAGCCCCATCCCTGGGGTCAGATGCTCAAGGTAGAGTATCCCCTATAGCTGGGGACTTAAGGCCCCAAACTACAAATTCCTTTCCAGTTTCCCTGGTGGGAAGCCTGTCGATGCACAGCCTGACTCCAACGGTGTCCAGGCTATCGTTCTCAGACCCCAACTTCAGCCCAAAGCCCAGCTCCTCAGACCAGGGCTCAGCTGGCTAGGCGCTCAGATCCACAATCAGGGCTTGGGCTGGCCCCAGCCCACTGAAGCTGCTCCTTCCCCCAGCCAGACCGGTCTCTCCAGCTTTCCCACACCAGGCAGGGCTGGGTAAGCCCaaagcaggaggctgaggcggcctcAGAGAAAAACCAGGGCTATGATGACAGCCTCCTCCAAGCTGGCACAGTGCCTGCCCCAGTAGCTTCAGGTGATCACCCCTCCTGGCCAGGCCAGTGGCCTGCTGCCCCTCTGTCTGCCAAGACCCAGACTGTCCCACCTCCACAGGGCACTTTCTTCTCTCAGACCCTGGGTCAGAACCCCTGGAGGACAGCCTGCCATGCAAGACCACTTAGCAAAGAAgctaagtgacttacccaaggttaagtgactttatagatgaggaaactattCAAGCTCTATGAAGCCGAAAGGCCATAGAAGGGGTatagggaggggagagagggcgTAATGACTCATATCCGGCTCTCCTGACTCTAGAGCATGGTCTCCTTCCACTCCATGCTTCCAAACCACCTGACAGTTGGCTGCATGGCCCATGGCCACTTCTGCACAGCCCTGCAACGCTCTGcactcaaaatgtggtccatgCACCAGCAACGAaaatcagcatcagcatcacctgggagtttGTTAGAAACAGAAACTTATGCCCAACTCAGCCCTACTGATTCAGCATctgcatatttctttctttctttctttctttttttttttaaacagggtctcactctgtcacccaggctggtgtgcagtggcaccaaaatgactcactgcggcctcaacctcccaggctcaagtgatcctcctgcctcagcctcctgagtagctaggactacaggcatgtaccaccacatttggctaattttaaaatttcttttgtacagacagggtctcgctatgttgcccatgttggtctcaaactcctggactcaagtgatcctcccaccttggcctcccaaagtgctgggactacaggcgtgagccattgcacttggcctagcatctgcattttaacaggatccccaggtgattcctgtGGCCTTTTGTGTGTTTGAAAGGAACTGCTTTTGTGTTCCCAGTCCACAGCTTACTCTTGGAAGAGCCTGAACGACAAGACATCCACCCCCACAGCATTTCTCAGATAATGCCACATCCTGCCCAACCTGGGACATCGGATGAAGCAGTGGATTCTTTCAGTCTATGTCAGAGCATCACAAATGTAAGACACAATTAGAATTGCCAAAGAGAAAATGGGATGAAATGAAACTCCTTGGACCCCTAACATGTCACTCAAATCAAGTTTATCTGCAAGGCACCTGCCATGTGCTAGATAGGACATTTCCACTTTGGTTTCTCCCTACCTAATGCCAAACTCCGAATATAGGTCTGGGGAGACAGTGGTGACAGACACTTGGTGGGTAGAACTCTAAACTACTGTGCCCAGGAAAAGCAGAGAGGGCTCCAGAGGCTTCCAGGAATTAAGGAGCAAGCATGGggaggggcagagctggggttgGGGCAAAGGTCCATCCAGCTGGAGGCCCTAGCCTGAGCTCTCTACCCTATTAAGCCCTAGTGCAGTTTGTCAGCTTCGGCATTTTGCCCTTTGGcgccagataattctttgctggggggtgggtgggtgcattgtaggatatttagcagcatccctggcctctgcccattAGATGCCAGTAGCGCTTCATCCCCCACAATTCCAGGTTGTGACAGCCAAATTGTCTCCAGACATTTTTAAATGTCGCCTGGGGGACAAAATTGCCcccagctgagaaccactgatctagtaGAAAGGACTGAATAGCAGAGATGGCACCCAGGGTTCTACTCGGATCCAGCCCTGGAGTATTCTCAGGCAAGTAACTggctggcctcagtttccccttctgtgaaCCAAGGCCTCCGTTTTTTAGACACATCTCAGCTCTAATGTCATGGGAGTCCAGAATTCACTCCTCTGTTCCCCCCACTTCACCAATGGATGTCCCCCACATCTGCCTACTTAGCATTCTGGGGGCCTCCTGCGAGCCCGGCCTCTGTCTTCACCCATCCCTTAGGACCCCCTTTTCCCAGGACCCAGCTCTGCTTCCTTGGTCTTTTCCCAGACAGAGGAGAGCTCTGCTTGGTTCCCCTCTATCACCCTCCACTCACAAACTAACATGTCTAAAATTAGCCACTTCACTCCCCACACCTTCCCAGGAAGCCGAATACCCCTTAGGACTAGTCActacccctccctccctccctagccCTCTAAATCTTCTCCCCCAGTTTCCTGCTCACCCAGCCCCTCCTTTCTCCAGCTGTCCTAGGTCAAGGCTTTACTACCAGATGCCCAGATCATGGGTGGTCACAGGACATTAGGAGAAAATGCAGCAGATTCTCTGGGTGCTGATCCCCACTCTGCCATTTGCTGGCTGTGACCGTGGGCAAGTGACTTCATCTCTCTGACCCTCAGTCTCAGTCTCCGAAACGGGAATAACATCAGATGCGTGTGAATAACTAATGAGAGACTTTGTGTAAAGCCCTGGAATGCAAGAAAAGCCTGTATGTGACACctatcagcagcagcagcacgaCAGCTCCACTCATGCAAGCTGGTCCTGTGGGCACTGCAGGTCATACTTGGATGAACTGCCCCCGCCAGCAGTTGAGGGTTtggacttcttttatttatttatttattttttcgagatggagtctcatcctgtcgcccaggctggagtacggtggcgcaatctcagctcactgcaagctccgcctcccgggttcatgccattctcctgcctcagcctcccgagcagctgggactacaggcccgtgccacgacgcccggctaattttttgtatttttagcggagacgcggtttcactgtgttagccaggatggtctcgatctcctgacctcgtgatccacccgcctcagcctccaaagtgctgggattacaggcgtgagccaccgtgcccagcggaGTTTGGACTTCTTAACTTGGCATTCAAGGCTGTGCACAATGGTGGCGCCACTATTTGCCAAATGAGCATGTGCGCTCCAGGCAGGCCTCACACCCCACCTTGGGGATGTTCACAGGCCTTCCAGGCTAGACTACAACTCCAGCACAGGGAAGCCAGAGCAAGCTGCCCTAGGACTGAGCTCTCAGCCCTCGGGGCTCCCAGATTTGGGTGGATGACGCGTGTGGCTCTCCACCGAGGACCAGACCAAGCCGGAGAGTAAGCACTCCTAGTACCCCAGGAGAGAGAAAGCGCCACCCCAGCTCCCAGCAGCTACAGCATCTGACCTGCCCAGTCTCAGGGAAAGCAAGGCAAGGGCCACTGTTTTGCAACTGAGGACACTGGGTACCAGAGAAAGTGGCTGTCctcctcaaggtcacacagtcaggCTAGGGTAAAACTGGGCCAGCCTCCCCTGGGAGGTTTCGGCGTCTCCTCTCCAGACTCTACGTTTTGGGTGTCCAGGGAGCCTGCAGCCGCTGGGCCAGGGAGAGAGGGACGAAATGAGGCCGGCCCCTCCACTCCTGCGTCCCCACCTTATAGCTAGAGGTGGACCCAGGCCCGcggacaggaaggaaggaatgtcGGATGGCAGGACAGATgggcagggtgggaggagagagggtCATCCCTTCCCCGGCCCGAGGTGGGCCCTACCTGAGGAGCTGCCCACtggagctcctggactcaagagccGCCCCTCTACCTGCGTGCACAGGCTCCACAGGTGAGTGTCTTCGGCCCTCAGTCACTTGGAGCTTCCGGGTCCTCTAAGACAGGGTGAGATCACGGCTCCACTCCTTCCACGATCCTAGTGCGGCCTCCACAGGCTCCAATCTGCCCAGGCTCCACTCCCTGCAAAGACCCCGCCCCCCCGCTCCGATCCACGCCCAGGGCGCCCTTTGGCCTCTgaggcgggggcggggccagACATCAGGCCCCGCCCACCAGTCCCCGCCCCAAGTCCTTGTGCCACCGCCTGCCCCACCTCCAGAAAAGTGTGGATTTCGGGACAAGGCGGACCTAGCTCCTCCCAGATTTGCTTCCagcttgctgtgtgatcttgggtgaATTCCTTCCCCAGTTTGATCCCATTTCCTGTTTTGTCAAGGGGGGAAAGCCGCCTTGCAGGATTTTCGAGATGACTTGAAATGACTTTGCGCGGCTCCTGGCGCTCAAACGTCCCCTCCTGGGGGCAGCTTTTCCTGAACCCTCCCGTATCTCCCAGACTGGACAGGCCCCTCGCGTCATCTGTTCGCATAGCTCATAGTTATAATTTCATATTTGCTTGAATGACTACTTGATTAATGTCTGTCTCTTCATTTAAATTTGAACTCTGAGAGCAGGTCATGTATATCCTTACACCCCAGCGCTTATCAGTACACTGCCTGAAAAACACCAGGCGCTCCATAAATGCCCGCTTCTTCATTCCATCCCTGGGACGTTCCGGTCGAGCGGCAGCGGGATCAATACCGCCACTGGCCAGCAGAGGGCAGGCGATGATCAGCCTTCTCGCCCAGTCGCGCTCCCTCCCTGTCTGCAGGCACCGCGGGAGGGGACTAGGTGAGCCCAGGGGCGCCGAGGCACGCGGAAGGTCCATTCATTCTCGTGCCTTGGGCGACGCCCGGGCCGGGAACGGCTTTTTCCTCTTGAATCTGTGGTTCGCGGCTTTCCTGGACCAAAGACCTTTCCAACACCCTATGGCCCCTGCAAAGAGGCTGCTCTGAGAAGGACCTGGAGAAGAAGTAGTTTGTTCTAAAAGAGGGAGGGCACCGAGGAAAGGCTTGGCGGAACAGCAACGGGGAGGAGTCAGGCTTAGAAACGACTGGGCggtgaggaggagaggagaagtaGCTGCCATTATTCTGACTCAGGGTGACAGAACCTGTTTGGAAGTGACTGGCCTCAGTCGTCCTCGTTTTGGCAGAAGTCATTCAGTATCAGTCCTGATTCCAGGTAGTGCCTGGCTGCTATCTCAGAAGAACCCTGTTGGGAGCAGAGCTATGTCAAGGTGGCTAGGAGGGCAGCGTCATACATACCATTTTCTGTAACATCAGGAAATCCCTGAAGGGAgtctgagaaggaaggaaggggaggtcACAGGTTGGGGCTACAGATGCCTAAGTCAACttacctctttgagcctcaatttCATCTGCAAAGGTGGTGATAAAAGCTACCTTGCAGGATTCTACTGTGAGGATTTACAGGATGAATTAAATAAGTAGTTCTCAACCTTGACTGTGGGTTAGAATCACTGTGCCCTAGAGGAATACTGATGCTCCGGATACTGGGTGTTTAAAAACCTCTCCAGTTGGCTGTAACGTACAACCAAGGCTGAGAAATACTGAGCCAAATTAAATGCTGAGCACAGCGCCAGGGCACACACTAGGCATTCAGGAGTGtttatcacatatttatttttatttaaaaaatttttgtatcatacactttttaaagatggagcacaaattgttttcattgttcattGTTAGAGCAAAAAATGTTGATGTAAAGGTTGTTGCAGAAATTGCATTTCTGGTcgtggtgcggtggctcatgcctgtaatccaagcactttgggaggcaaaggtgggtggatagtctgaggtcaggagttcaagaccagcctggccaacatggtgaaaccccttctctattttatttatttatttatttttttgagacggaatctcgctctgtcgcctagactggagtgcagtggcgtgatctctgcccactgcaagctccgcctcccgggttcacgccattctcctgcctcagcctcatgagtagctgggattctacaggcgcccgccaccacgcccggctaatttttttgtatttttagtagagacggagtttcactgtgttagccaggatggtctcgatctcctgacgtcgtgatcctcccgccttggccttccaaagtgttgggattacaggcgtgagccaccgcgcctggccgctcccccccgccccccagtctctattaaaaatacaaaaacaaaaaaacagccaggcgtggtggtgcacacctgtagtctcagctactcaggaggctgaggcaggagaaccggttgaaccgaggaggtggaggttgcagcgaactgagatggcgccactgtactccaccctgggtgacagagtgagactctgtctcaaaaaaataaaaataaaaataaaaataaataaaagaaaaaagaaatttcatttctgACAGGCTTGTTTCGGGAACTCTGAATCATCTGGGATTTGGTGATGAGGGTAGGAGGAGAAAGGGGGATAGAGCAACCTCTGCTAGTATTACTTGTCATAACACCGAATGGAACTGAATAAGGCAGAGACTGTCCCACTCTAGCTTGTGGTCGACATCACCATCTCCAAGGCTTTCTCTGAGGGTGCAAGCAGCATGGACACTTGTGTTTGCCCATTTCTGGGGTTGAAGGTGGAGGCCATTTTTTCCTCTGCTTGGGTATACTCATCGGATGAGCCTATATCACTGGCAGCTGTTTGTTTCTTCATTAATCCAAGAATGCAGGTGGTACTTCCTTCTTTACAGAATTTGGTAgcttatgtgttttattttatttttgttttgttttgttttagacaaggtctggctctgtcacccaggatggagcgcagtggcacaatcacggctcactgcacccttgacctcctgggctcaagcaattctcctacttcagcctctggagtagctgggaccacagctgtgcacgaccacacctggctaatttatttatttatttatttatttatttatttatttatttttattattattattttttagagatagtctccctctgtcacccaggct encodes the following:
- the LPIN3 gene encoding phosphatidate phosphatase LPIN3 isoform X4 produces the protein MNYVGQLAETVFGTVKELYRGLNPATLSGGIDVLVVKQVDGLFRCSPFHVRFGKLGVLRSREKVVDIEINGEPVDLHMKLGDSGEAFFVQELESDEEHVPPGLCTSPIPWGGLSGFPSDSQVGNASEPEGLVMAGTASIGRRKRRRRRKPKQKEDAVATDSSSEELEAGAESELSLPEKPRPEPPGSVQLEEKPSPQPKDIYPYSDGEWSPQASLSAGELTSPKSDSELEVRTPEPSPLRAESHMQWAWGRLPKVARAERPESSMVLEGRAGATSPSRGGPSTPSTSVAGSVDPSGPPIQQTEAGADLHPDTEDPTLVGPPLHTPETEETNTQSSGDMGLPPASKSWSWATLEGPVPTAQPERVSRGKGSPKRSQHLGPSDIYLDDLSSLDSENAALYFPQSDSGLGARRWSEPSSQKSLRDPNPEHEPEPTLDTVDTIALSLCGGLADSRDISLEKFSQHSVSYQDLTKNPGLLDDPNLVVKINGKHYNWAVAAPMILSLQAFQKNLPKSTMDKLEKEKMPRKGGRWWFSWRRRDFLAEERSAQREKTTAKEQQGEKTDVLSSDDDAPDSPVILEIPSLPPSTPPSTPTYKKSLRLSSDQIRRLNLQEGANDVVFSVTTQYQGTCRCKATIYLWKWDDKVVISDIDGTITKSDALGHILPQLGKDWTHQGITSLYHKIHLNGYKFLYCSARAIGMADLTKGYLQWRGD